A single Neospora caninum Liverpool complete genome, chromosome VIIb DNA region contains:
- a CDS encoding putative dynein light chain: MPAAQETVMDMEPNSEMHGDALAQATLAVQKYETEKEISRHIKTFFDAKYSPNWHCIVGKNFANYASYECKCYLFFYVGQTAVLLYKMG; this comes from the coding sequence ATGCCAGCCGCCCAGGAAACGGTTATGGACATGGAGCCTAATTCAGAAATGCACGGGGACGCGCTCGCCCAGGCGACCCTCGCAGTCCAAAAatacgagacagaaaaagaaataTCACGACACATCAAGACCTTCTTTGACGCAAAATACTCGCCAAACTGGCACTGTATTGTTGGCAAGAACTTCGCAAACTACGCGTCCTACGAGTGCAAGTGCTACCTTTTCTTCTACGTTGGGCAGACAGCTGTACTCCTCTACAAAATGGGATGA
- a CDS encoding putative 50S ribosomal protein L33 — protein MKKKGGRVLVTLECTEARALGMPPSRYVTSKNRRTTPEPLVLRKYNKYLRRHTIHKEIK, from the coding sequence atgaagaagaaaggcggcaGAGTCTTAGTAACGCTGGAGTGCACCGAGGCCCGGGCCCTTGGCATGCCCCCCTCGCGCTACGTAACTTCGAAGAATAGGAGAACGACGCCGGAGCCCCTGGTCTTGAGAAAGTACAACAAATATCTACGTCGTCACACCATTCATAAAGAAATCAAGTGA
- a CDS encoding 30S ribosomal protein S9P, related, whose amino-acid sequence MADLAKRPKKRVQTFGRKKNAVAVALCTQGKGLLRVNGRPLEHLQPEALKVKVFEPLLLLGKDRFQDIDIRVRVSGGGYIAQIYAIRQAIAKAVVAFNQKYVDEATKKEVRDILVAYDRSLIVADPRRCEPKKFGGPGARARYQKSYR is encoded by the exons ATGGCGGATTTGGCCAAGAGACCGAAGAAGCGCGTGCAGACGTTCGGCCGCAAG AAGAATgctgtcgccgtcgcgctTTGCACCCAAGGCAAGGGGTTGCTCCGTGTGAACGGACGCCCTCTGGAGCACCTTCAGCCAGAAGCTTTGAAGGTGAAGGTCTtcgagcctcttcttcttttggGGAAGGATCGGTTTCAGGATATCGACATTCGCGTTCGTGTTAGCGGAGGAGGTTACATCGCTCAGATCTATGCTATCCGCCAAGCCATTGCCAaggccgtcgtcgccttcaaCCAAAAGT ATGTGGACGAAgcaacgaagaaggaagtgcGCGACATCCTCGTTGCGTACGACAGATCCCTGATCGTCGCCGATCCTCGGCGATGCGAGCCGAAGAAGTTCGGTGGTCCAGGTGCCAGAGCACGCTACCAGAAATCTTATCGATGA